One Streptomyces sp. RPA4-2 genomic window carries:
- a CDS encoding phosphoribosylaminoimidazolesuccinocarboxamide synthase yields the protein MSGFVEKPEPLQVPGLVHLHTGKVRDLYRNEAGDLVMIASDRLSAYDWVLPTEIPDKGRVLTQLSLWWFDKLADLVPHHVLSTELPPGAPADWAGRTLICKSLRMVPVECVARGYLTGSGLVEYDASRTVCGLALPEGLVDGSELPAPIFTPAAKAEVGEHDENVSYEEVARQVGAEAAAQLRQTTLAVYGRARDIARERGIILADTKFEFGYEDGTLVLADEVLTPDSSRFWPADAWEPGRAQPSFDKQFVRDWLTSGESGWDRGSEQPPPALPAHVVEATSAKYIEAFERLTGTSWS from the coding sequence GTGTCCGGATTCGTCGAAAAGCCCGAGCCCCTCCAGGTCCCGGGTCTGGTGCATCTGCACACCGGCAAGGTGCGCGACCTGTACCGGAACGAGGCGGGCGACCTCGTGATGATCGCCAGTGACCGACTTTCCGCCTACGACTGGGTGCTGCCCACCGAGATCCCCGACAAGGGCCGGGTCCTCACCCAGCTCTCCCTGTGGTGGTTCGACAAGCTCGCCGACCTGGTCCCTCATCACGTACTGAGCACCGAACTCCCGCCCGGTGCCCCCGCCGACTGGGCCGGCCGCACCCTGATCTGCAAGTCGCTGCGGATGGTCCCGGTCGAGTGCGTCGCCCGCGGTTACCTCACCGGCTCCGGCCTCGTGGAGTACGACGCCTCCCGCACGGTCTGCGGTCTCGCCCTCCCGGAGGGGCTCGTCGACGGCTCGGAACTCCCCGCGCCGATCTTCACCCCCGCCGCCAAGGCCGAGGTCGGTGAGCACGACGAGAACGTCTCCTACGAGGAGGTCGCCCGCCAGGTCGGCGCCGAGGCCGCGGCCCAACTGCGCCAGACGACCCTCGCCGTCTACGGCCGCGCCCGCGACATCGCGCGTGAACGCGGGATCATCCTCGCCGACACCAAGTTCGAGTTCGGCTACGAGGACGGGACCCTCGTCCTGGCCGACGAGGTGCTGACCCCGGACTCGTCCCGTTTCTGGCCGGCCGACGCGTGGGAGCCGGGCCGTGCCCAGCCGTCTTTCGACAAGCAGTTCGTCCGCGACTGGCTGACGTCCGGCGAGTCGGGCTGGGACCGCGGGAGCGAGCAGCCGCCGCCCGCGCTCCCGGCGCATGTCGTGGAGGCGACCAGCGCCAAGTACATCGAGGCGTTCGAGCGGCTGACCGGCACCAGCTGGAGCTGA
- a CDS encoding N,N-dimethylformamidase beta subunit family domain-containing protein, with protein sequence MGSEQIRRWESGALAHAVTDPFGQGPVPWLRGDEQYFDDTGHVVPWYIDHAPGATLLRDASKPVKGAIPQPRIGGPRSADDVHRQIKGFASNGAAAPGEAIDFHVTVDPPQEFSVDIYRIGHYGGDGASKITTSPRLSGIVQPPPLTADRTVSCHHWWLSWRLQIPSYWNIGAYVAVLTTADGYRSHVPFTVRDNHPADLLLLLPDVTWQAYNLYPEDGRTGASLYHAWDEGGRLLGEADAATTVSFDRPYAGAGLPLHVGHAYDFIRWAERYGYDLAYADARDLHAGRVDPTRYRGLVFPGHDEYWSPAMRRTAELASAHGTSLVFLSANTMYWQVELGPSPSGVADRLLTCRKRRGPGKPSLWREIDRPEQQLIGIQYAGRVPDPHPLVVRNSDHWLWDATGAHEGDELEGMVAGEADRYFPRAPLPEHHGRILLAHSPYRDSEGAVRHQETSLYRAPSGALVFASGTFAWSPALDRPGHVDTRVQRATANLLDRICKRD encoded by the coding sequence ATGGGATCGGAGCAGATCCGCCGCTGGGAGTCGGGAGCTCTCGCGCACGCCGTGACGGACCCCTTCGGACAGGGACCCGTTCCCTGGCTCCGCGGCGACGAGCAGTACTTCGACGACACCGGGCACGTCGTCCCCTGGTACATCGACCACGCTCCGGGCGCCACCCTCCTGCGGGACGCCTCGAAGCCGGTGAAGGGTGCCATTCCGCAGCCCAGGATCGGGGGTCCCCGCTCCGCGGACGACGTGCACCGCCAGATCAAGGGCTTCGCCTCCAACGGCGCGGCCGCCCCGGGTGAGGCCATCGACTTCCACGTCACCGTCGACCCGCCCCAGGAATTCAGCGTCGACATCTACCGCATCGGGCACTACGGAGGCGACGGCGCCAGCAAGATCACCACCAGCCCCCGTCTCTCCGGGATCGTCCAGCCCCCGCCGCTCACCGCCGACAGAACCGTTTCCTGCCACCACTGGTGGCTGTCCTGGCGCCTGCAGATCCCGAGCTACTGGAACATCGGCGCGTACGTGGCCGTACTGACCACCGCCGACGGCTACCGCTCCCACGTCCCCTTCACGGTCCGCGACAACCACCCCGCCGACCTGCTGCTCCTGCTCCCGGACGTCACCTGGCAGGCGTACAACCTCTACCCGGAGGACGGCCGTACGGGCGCCAGCCTCTATCACGCGTGGGACGAGGGCGGCCGGCTCCTCGGCGAGGCGGACGCGGCGACGACGGTCTCCTTCGACCGCCCGTACGCCGGCGCGGGTCTCCCCCTGCACGTCGGTCACGCCTACGACTTCATCCGCTGGGCCGAGCGCTACGGCTACGACCTCGCCTACGCCGACGCCCGCGACCTGCACGCCGGCCGCGTCGACCCCACCCGATACCGCGGCCTGGTCTTCCCGGGCCACGACGAGTACTGGTCTCCGGCCATGCGCCGCACCGCGGAACTCGCCAGCGCACACGGCACCTCGCTGGTCTTCCTCTCCGCCAACACCATGTACTGGCAGGTGGAGTTGGGCCCCTCACCGTCCGGTGTCGCGGACCGCCTGCTGACCTGCCGCAAACGCAGGGGCCCCGGAAAGCCGTCGCTGTGGCGGGAGATCGACCGGCCCGAGCAGCAGCTCATCGGCATCCAGTACGCGGGCCGGGTCCCCGACCCCCACCCCCTGGTCGTGCGCAACTCCGACCACTGGCTGTGGGACGCCACCGGCGCGCACGAGGGCGACGAACTCGAGGGCATGGTCGCGGGCGAGGCCGACCGCTACTTCCCCCGGGCCCCGCTGCCGGAGCACCACGGCCGCATCCTCCTCGCCCACTCCCCGTACCGGGACAGCGAGGGCGCCGTCCGCCACCAGGAGACCTCCCTCTACCGGGCCCCCTCCGGCGCGCTGGTCTTCGCGTCCGGGACGTTCGCCTGGTCCCCGGCCCTGGACCGGCCGGGCCACGTCGACACCCGTGTCCAGCGGGCCACGGCCAACCTGCTCGACCGCATCTGCAAACGCGACTGA
- a CDS encoding response regulator transcription factor, with translation MTHVPSPSPVPHVPPVRLLLADDEHLIRGALAALLGLEDDLVVVAEAATGPEALAMARAHAPDVAVLDLQMPGADGVSVATSLRAELPGCRVLIVTSHGRPGHLKRALAAGVRGFVPKTVSARRLAEIIRTVHAGNRYVDPELAADAISAGDSPLTAREAEVLEFAADGAPVAEIAERAALSQGTVRNYLSSAVSKLGAENRHAAVRLARQRGWV, from the coding sequence ATGACGCACGTACCTTCCCCCTCACCCGTACCGCACGTACCGCCCGTCCGTCTGCTGCTCGCCGACGACGAACATCTGATCCGGGGAGCGCTCGCCGCGCTGCTGGGGCTGGAGGACGATCTCGTGGTGGTCGCCGAGGCGGCGACCGGGCCCGAGGCGCTGGCGATGGCACGGGCGCACGCTCCGGACGTCGCCGTGCTCGATCTCCAGATGCCAGGGGCCGACGGTGTGAGCGTGGCCACATCGCTGCGGGCCGAACTGCCCGGCTGCCGGGTGCTGATCGTGACGAGTCACGGGCGGCCCGGCCATCTGAAGCGGGCGCTCGCGGCAGGTGTACGCGGCTTCGTCCCGAAGACCGTCAGCGCACGACGGCTCGCCGAGATCATCCGCACCGTGCACGCGGGAAACCGTTATGTGGACCCGGAGTTGGCCGCCGACGCGATCTCCGCCGGGGACTCCCCGCTGACCGCGCGGGAGGCCGAGGTGCTCGAGTTCGCCGCCGACGGGGCGCCCGTCGCGGAGATCGCGGAGCGGGCCGCGCTGTCGCAGGGGACGGTACGGAACTATCTGTCGTCCGCCGTCTCCAAACTCGGTGCGGAGAACCGCCACGCGGCGGTGCGTCTCGCACGGCAGCGAGGTTGGGTATAG
- a CDS encoding sensor histidine kinase, whose translation MSRPGGWWQDKSTPAKVETYTRWSFHFFALIEITTIGLPLFANVPGTLSWCLFPLVCGHSVLCAVTASRTLDWTRGTRDRPRRMLTALAVTTALVAVVALTLSGTDWRPATDDEVRLGASMFVGVIAFGTGTLALGTRDRRRMAHVVVGATVGAGAASFPLGFPGPATLIITGTVLLTAGFLAFTAAFSVWLLNAVYELDAARETRARLAVAEERLRFGRDLHDVMGRNLAVIALKSELAVQLARRGRPEAVDQMTEVQRMARESQREVREVVRGYREADLTVELAGARGVLTAAGIACEVTGSAPGLPTQVQSALGWVVREATTNVLRHGDARRCGVSLRVADGKVTLTVENDGVPDAVAAGPGAGEGPGAGEASGPGGGTGPRGGSGPGGGSGLVGLRERLAELDGTLRAGPADGGTFRLTAEIPMPEQPMAEQPEPHPSETHPLEADPLEADPSEPYPSAVPVPRRANEVRP comes from the coding sequence ATGAGCAGGCCGGGTGGCTGGTGGCAGGACAAGAGCACGCCGGCGAAGGTCGAGACCTACACGCGCTGGTCGTTCCACTTCTTCGCCCTGATCGAGATCACCACGATCGGACTGCCCCTGTTCGCGAACGTGCCCGGCACGCTGTCCTGGTGCCTGTTCCCGCTGGTGTGCGGGCACTCCGTGCTCTGCGCGGTGACCGCCTCGAGGACGCTGGACTGGACACGCGGCACCCGTGACCGCCCGCGGCGGATGCTGACCGCGCTGGCGGTGACCACCGCTCTGGTGGCCGTGGTCGCGCTCACCCTCTCGGGCACGGACTGGCGTCCGGCGACCGACGACGAGGTGCGCCTGGGCGCCTCGATGTTCGTCGGCGTCATCGCCTTCGGCACCGGGACTCTCGCCCTCGGCACACGGGACCGACGCCGGATGGCGCATGTGGTGGTCGGCGCGACGGTGGGTGCCGGAGCGGCGTCGTTCCCGCTGGGCTTCCCCGGCCCCGCCACGCTGATCATCACCGGCACGGTCCTGCTCACCGCCGGATTCCTCGCCTTCACGGCCGCCTTCTCCGTCTGGCTGCTCAACGCCGTGTACGAACTCGACGCGGCCCGCGAGACCCGGGCCCGCCTCGCGGTCGCCGAGGAACGGCTGCGCTTCGGGCGCGATCTGCACGACGTGATGGGCCGGAACCTCGCGGTGATCGCGCTGAAGAGCGAACTCGCCGTCCAGCTGGCCCGGCGCGGGCGGCCCGAGGCCGTGGACCAGATGACCGAGGTGCAGCGGATGGCCCGGGAGTCCCAGCGCGAGGTACGCGAGGTCGTGCGCGGCTACCGCGAGGCCGACCTCACCGTCGAACTCGCGGGCGCCCGGGGCGTGCTGACGGCCGCCGGCATCGCCTGCGAGGTGACCGGTTCCGCGCCGGGACTTCCCACGCAGGTCCAGTCGGCGCTCGGCTGGGTCGTACGGGAAGCGACCACGAACGTGCTGCGGCACGGGGACGCGCGGCGGTGCGGGGTCTCCCTGCGGGTGGCGGACGGGAAGGTCACCCTCACGGTGGAGAACGACGGGGTACCGGACGCGGTCGCCGCCGGCCCTGGAGCGGGAGAAGGCCCCGGAGCGGGAGAAGCCTCCGGGCCGGGCGGGGGCACCGGGCCACGTGGGGGATCCGGGCCGGGCGGGGGCTCCGGGCTCGTGGGCCTGCGGGAGCGGCTGGCCGAACTGGACGGCACCTTGCGGGCCGGACCGGCCGACGGCGGCACGTTCCGTCTGACGGCCGAGATTCCGATGCCGGAGCAGCCGATGGCGGAGCAGCCGGAGCCGCATCCGTCGGAGACGCATCCCTTGGAGGCCGATCCCTTGGAGGCGGATCCGTCCGAGCCGTATCCGTCGGCGGTGCCCGTGCCGCGTCGAGCGAACGAGGTCAGACCATGA
- a CDS encoding ABC transporter permease, translated as MSAATVTGPRTGTTTTGRMAALARAELTLLSRTKATLAAAVFVPLALPFSLRSTVGQMDLKGTGLSAGSVVLPSSVGFSLLFAVYSSLVSVYAARREELVLKRLRTGEPRDAEILAGAALPSVAIGLVQCLALTVACAALLDVGAPEAPHLAVLGLLLGLAMWPPLAAVTASLSRSVEGAQVAAMPLMLLSLLGSGTFVPLQVMPGALASACELLPLTPVITLVRGGWTGGLSAHDTLGAVGTAVAWIVFAVFAVRRWFRWEPRR; from the coding sequence ATGAGCGCGGCGACAGTGACCGGCCCCCGTACGGGCACCACCACGACGGGACGGATGGCGGCGCTGGCGCGCGCCGAGCTGACCCTCCTGAGCCGTACGAAGGCGACGCTCGCCGCCGCCGTGTTCGTGCCGCTGGCCCTGCCGTTCAGCCTGCGCTCGACCGTCGGCCAGATGGATCTGAAGGGCACCGGACTCTCGGCCGGCTCGGTCGTCCTGCCGTCCTCCGTCGGATTCTCCCTCCTCTTCGCGGTCTACAGCTCGCTGGTGAGCGTGTACGCGGCCCGCCGCGAGGAGCTCGTCCTCAAGCGGCTGCGCACCGGGGAGCCGCGGGACGCGGAGATCCTCGCGGGCGCGGCCCTGCCCTCGGTCGCGATCGGTCTCGTACAGTGCCTGGCCCTGACCGTCGCGTGTGCCGCACTGCTGGACGTCGGGGCACCCGAAGCCCCCCATCTCGCCGTCCTCGGACTGCTCCTGGGCCTGGCCATGTGGCCTCCGCTCGCGGCCGTCACCGCGAGCCTCAGCAGGAGTGTGGAAGGCGCCCAGGTGGCCGCCATGCCCCTGATGCTGCTGTCCCTGCTCGGTTCGGGCACCTTCGTGCCCCTCCAGGTGATGCCCGGCGCGCTGGCCTCGGCCTGTGAACTGCTGCCCCTGACCCCGGTGATCACCCTGGTCCGCGGCGGCTGGACCGGCGGCCTGTCCGCGCACGACACCCTGGGCGCCGTCGGGACGGCGGTGGCCTGGATCGTGTTCGCGGTGTTTGCTGTACGGCGGTGGTTCCGCTGGGAGCCGCGGCGGTGA